The Anopheles coluzzii chromosome 2, AcolN3, whole genome shotgun sequence genome window below encodes:
- the LOC120952825 gene encoding trypsin iota-like, with amino-acid sequence MRCSARALRVVVVAICCTDLIFAYFALAVPLEAVVARVHRLPAVRLLQVRASDDPRADRIVGGSKTTIESVPYQVSLRYFNNHICGGSIKSHSWVLTAAHCLDWYPNNDEITVRIGSTSQSAGGSLHAVFYYHLHERYDPNEFQWDVATVRVRTPMGLGAGRAPIPLATSTEWTVGERILVTGWGYLTAAGKVDDTLQMILLDAVPQESCNRTWTGFITADMLCAGGPGVDACAGDSGGPAVQDGVQYGIVSWGSIDCGNGLPGVFTNIAHPSVRSFIRRTTML; translated from the exons ATGCGATGCAGCGCCCGTGCTCTTCGAGTGGTGGTCGTGGCCATCTGTTGCACTGATTTAATTTTCGCTTATTTcg CGCTCGCCGTGCCCCTAGAAGCTGTGGTTGCGAGAGTGCATCGTTTGCCGGCGGTTCGGTTGCTGCAGGTCAGAGCGAGCGACGACCCAAGGGCCGACCGAATCGTCGGTGGCAGTAAGACAACCATCGAGAGCGTTCCTTATCAGGTTTCGCTGCGGTATTTCAATAATCACATCTGCGGCGGATCCATCAAATCTCACTCGTGGGTGCTGACGGCAGCACACTGTCTGGATTGGTATCCCAACAATGACGAA ATTACAGTGCGCATCGGGAGCACCAGCCAGTCGGCGGGCGGATCGCTGCATGCGGTGTTTTACTACCACCTTCACGAGCGTTACGATCCGAACGAGTTCCAGTGGGATGTGGCCACCGTTCGCGTCCGGACGCCCATGGGGTTGGGCGCGGGCAGAGCGCCCATTCCGCTGGCCACCTCGACCGAGTGGACCGTTGGCGAGCGCATCTTGGTGACGGGCTGGGGCTATCTGACCGCCGCCGGGAAGGTCGACGATACCTTGCAGATGATCCTGCTGGACGCGGTACCGCAGGAGTCGTGCAACCGTACCTGGACCGGTTTCATCACGGCAGA CATGCTCTGTGCCGGCGGGCCGGGCGTCGATGCGTGCGCTGGGGACAGTGGAGGACCGGCGGTGCAGGACGGCGTACAGTACGGGATCGTGTCGTGGGGTTCGATCGACTGCGGCAACGGACTGCCCGGGGTGTTCACCAACATTGCTCATCCGTCGGTTCGAAGTTTCATTCGCCGTACCACGATGCTGTAG
- the LOC120952727 gene encoding uncharacterized protein LOC120952727 — MPKKAKSPKVSPEELLEALRQAEEERYAEEQNRLHGKVALELKEYNQRRMLLVETVKFFRRLEKAALDHERQQAERKEWTDFLACRTAPDPASPSLLREALYRWRFQQEALEKSSVSWTLAADERSPLTQDPSRKRTTRKDLREVFRNIGGLYLPTVREALAVLASIQDSVQGKGPRQETMPAEVALVRDEIRKFISDSLDRMTFRIGSNIARDMETLDPVMSDFHFQEDDVLSMYLWSFRPVPLAPDYNQLMKVIDMVPLSLVLHRPPALDLKDCLIRGMWLEFDHHSNMDPTHTIPALEPTVELIPAQEAEWNERQEVKRKRLTALRKLREDYDAEQCRKQAEAEALEAQKGGKDTKKPAAAVAAPKAGGKKGKSPKQPPVPEPEPAVITDETEVDIDAEFERQEADRFWDTLASVSPKARPLRPGYINLREYAIVGGVFKLARFDGLPQPMEPRPDFIYTNVPDGLQLTEKGYRALEPEELIKIELQLPAHCHWWEEPTVCWWERWEEGEQFTQLTPEVQQFHLQYDEIEAHKATLLFAAPEHRLSRALAGEPKHVRDFSLMDIPVEVRLHYLIRDHLLPRVPEGYRFRAELNRLYALLTERTARRKAREREQMARDGLVRKYEQFLTDGQDAGLSEMRLPIDSDIDSGDGTDDTEEQDGTDALVAQEMDEKLQQFSLAAADEAAHYLHPPVPLCQPLVVGDRYDGSEAAIAAELMQEMEALVRRMESTDAMLDNDSNERLCKLFSTFLLLLEYLREKEKPNFPPVPVPGEEAEAADDVSAMVQPKPRRRWLEIRTTKKYPLGLGAGRTRTLSGVSEASLGQDEKKKRKRRKSAGSVTAQRDSTALLDAQQEQEEQEAMALIEHEPGRWSTMPIRNQSYDPERRLLTFTTDRLGVYGLAARKYCNIPFVHWDMRRHGRIANLTTALTLTTKSLQIVFYVTAQGYRLALQEHAKKQTKKLFLEEAPAPEVLPPGDGTFTLDELEKFLQRMNVHLFPQVDTCFYVPGVERAASPKHPSMESHNLRCLGVFCLTHNFQSCLWNRYANRRTALVLGRELIEGRNEPEFGTVMITPLKSQFVEVEELCSDALEQILLAYHPRPEEQSYNADCYGLLKDSLEEPSRKVLAKTPALLQWNVGQLLQKLQLLSYS; from the exons ATGCCGAAG AAAGCCAAAAGTCCGAAAGTTTCGCCGGAAGAATTGCT CGAGGCCCTGCGGCAGGCGGAGGAGGAACGCTATGCGGAGGAGCAGAACCGGCTGCACGGGAAGGTGGCCCTCGAGCTGAAGGAATACAACCAGCGCCGCATGCTGCTCGTCGAGACGGTCAAGTTCTTTCGCA GGCTCGAAAAGGCAGCGCTCGACCACGAACGACAGCAGGCGGAGCGGAAAGAGTGGACCGATTTCCTGGCCTGCCGGACCGCACCCGACCCGGCCAGCCCGTCGCTGCTGCGCGAGGCGCTGTACCGGTGGCGCTTTCAGCAGGAAGCGCTCGAAAAGAGTTCGGTCAGCTGGACGCTGGCAGCGGACGAACGGAGCCCATTGACGCAAGACCCGAGCCGGAAGCGAACGACGAGAAAAGATCTGAGGGAAGTCTTCCGGAACATAGGCGGCCTTTACTTGCCCACCGTCCGGGAGGCGCTGGCCGTGCTGGCATCGATCCAGGACAGTGTGCAAGGCAAGGGCCCGCGGCAAGAAACGATGCCCGCCGAGGTCGCGCTCGTCCGGGACGAAATCCGGAAGTTCATTAGCGATTCGCTGGACAGGATGACCTTTCGCATTGGCAGTAACATCGCCCGGGATATGGA GACTTTGGATCCTGTGATGAGTGATTTCCACTTCCAGGAGGACGATGTGCTGTCGATGTATCTGTGGAGCTTTCGTCCGGTTCCACTTGCGCCCGATTA TAATCAGCTTATGAAAGTTATCGACATGGTCCCGCTGAGCTTGGTGCTGCATCGACCGCCGGCACTGGATCTGAAGGACTGCCTAATCCGTGGTATGTGGCTGGAGTTCGATCACCACAGCAATATGGACCCGACGCACACCATCCCAGCGCTGGAACCGACGGTGGAGTTGATCCCTGCCCAGGAAGCGGAGTGGAACGAACGGCAGGAAGTGAAGCGGAAGCGACTGACAGCGCTGCGGAAGCTACGGGAAGATTACGATGCCGAGCAGTGTCGTAAACAGGCCGAGGCGGAAGCGCTCGAAGCTCAAAAAGGGGGCAAGGACACGAAGAAGCCTGCCGCCGCTGTCGCCGCCCCGAAAGCCGGTGGCAAAAAGGGCAAGTCACCAAAGCAGCCACCGGTCCCGGAGCCGGAGCCAGCGGTGATTACGGACGAGACCGAGGTTGACATTGACGCCGAGTTTGAGCGGCAGGAAGCGGATCGATTTTGGGACACTTTAGCGAGCGTTTCGCCGAAAGCGCGACCCCTTCGGCCGGGTTACATCAACCTGCGCGAGTATGCCATCGTCGGTGGCGTGTTCAAGCTGGCCCGGTTCGACGGGCTGCCCCAGCCGATGGAGCCGAGGCCCGATTTCATCTACACCAACGTTCCGGATGGTTTGCAGCTGACGGAAAAGGGATACCGAGCGCTGGAGCCCGAAGAGTTGATTAAAATTGAGCTCCAACTGCCGGCCCACTGTCACTGGTGGGAGGAGCCGACCGTCTGCTGGTGGGAGCGGTGGGAGGAAGGCGAACAGTTTACCCAGCTCACCCCGGAAGTACAACAGTTTCACCTGCAGTATGACGAAATCGAGGCCCACAAGGCGACGCTCCTGTTTGCCGCCCCCGAGCATCGGCTGTCCCGCGCCCTGGCCGGCGAACCGAAGCACGTGCGAGACTTTAGCCTGATGGACATACCGGTGGAGGTGCGGCTGCACTACCTCATCCGCGACCACCTGCTACCGCGCGTACCGGAAGGATATCGATTTCGGGCGGAGCTGAACCGGTTGTACGCCCTGCTGACGGAGCGGACCGCCCGGCGGAAGGCACGCGAACGGGAGCAGATGGCACGCGACGGGCTGGTGCGCAAGTACGAGCAATTTCTCACCGACGGTCAAGACGCGGGGCTGTCGGAAATGCGCCTTCCGATCGATTCCGATATCGACAGCGGCGACGGCACGGATGACACGGAGGAGCAGGATGGCACGGACGCGTTGGTGGCGCAGgaaatggatgaaaaattgCAACAATTTTCATTGGCAGCAGCGGATGAGGCTGCCCACTATCTGCATCCACCCGTGCCGCTCTGCCAGCCGCTTGTGGTGGGCGACAGGTACGACGGTTCGGAGGCTGCCATCGCCGCCGAGCTGATGCAGGAAATGGAGGCACTCGTGCGGCGAATGGAATCGACGGATGCAATGCTGGACAATGATTCAAACGAGCGGCTGTGCAAACTGTTCTCCacctttctgctgctgctcgagtaTCTGCGCGAGAAGGAAAAGCCCAACTTTCCGCCCGTGCCGGTCCCGGGCGAGGAGGCGGAAGCGGCGGACGATGTTTCCGCGATGGTTCAGCCCAAGCCCCGGCGACGGTGGCTGGAGATTCGTACGACAAAAAAGTACCCGCTCGGGCTGGGCGCCGGCCGAACGCGCACACTGTCCGGGGTGAGCGAGGCGTCGCTGGGGCAGGatgagaagaagaagcgcAAACGGAGAAAGTCCGCCGGCAGTGTCACGGCCCAGCGGGACAGTACGGCACTGTTGGACGCCCAGCAGGAGCAGGAAGAGCAGGAGGCGATGGCGCTGATCGAGCACGAGCCGGGTCGATGGTCAACGATGCCAATCCGCAACCAATCGTACGATCCGGAGCGACGGCTGCTAACCTTCACCACGGACCGGCTGGGCGTGTACGGGCTGGCCGCGCGCAAGTACTGCAACATTCCATTTGTCCACTGGGACATGCGACGCCACGGCAGGAT CGCCAACCTTACGACGGCCCTCACGCTCACCACCAAGTCGCTGCAAATCGTGTTCTACGTCACGGCGCAAGGCTACCGGCTGGCGCTGCAGGAGCACGCGAAGAAGCAGACGAAAAAGTTGTTCCTCGAGGAAGCACCGGCACCGGAAGTGTTGCCACCCGGCGACGGGACATTCACGCTGGACGAGCTGGAGAAGTTTCTGCAGCGCATGAATGTGCACCTGTTCCCACAAGTGGACACTTGTTTCTACGTTCCCGGCGTGGAGCGGGCGGCGAGCCCGAAGCATCCGTCGATGGAATCGCACAATCTGCGCTGTCTCGGTGTCTTCTGTCTGACGCACAACTTTCAGTCCTGCCTGTGGAACCGGTACGCCAATCGACGGACCGCACTCGTGCTGGGCCGCGAGCTCATCGAGGGACGGAACGAGCCCGAATTCGGCACCGTCATGATAACGCCACTTAAGTCACAGTTCGTCGAGGTGGAGGAGCTGTGCTCGGACGCGCTCGAGCAGATCCTGCTCGCCTACCATCCCCGTCCCGAGGAGCAAAGC TACAATGCCGATTGCTACGGTCTGCTGAAGGACAGCCTGGAGGAACCGTCCCGCAAGGTGCTGGCGAAAACGCCCGCCCTGCTACAGTGGAACGTCGGGCAGTTGCTGCAGAAGCTCCAGCTGCTCAGCTACTCGTGA